The Helicoverpa armigera isolate CAAS_96S chromosome 18, ASM3070526v1, whole genome shotgun sequence genome has a window encoding:
- the LOC135118120 gene encoding uncharacterized protein LOC135118120 yields MDFLKYFGVIFILSVNIALHSCVTDNFDDILNPTSSTHAVRSAKDKGSTFAEPDDKWLVNALQDIAYYLRNHKFNEWDRRFYLDKPSTIPIGFYHAFPEPSLQALHWRVHQNCYKNFYECVKYLFSVIETSPFTRTDDIITTLNKKEITNETSIKELDENCKNALLYTEKSGLPFDTAIEKFQWRTSASYYMCWYTMLGMPALSMLGETCDNFANCLDSTYGNRNRDPRSDDKFSFACAMYSFCPDPCCPLKHVTNVSQCFDSESNPCYIENAKSTDPKHRECRFDRKDNQNFDDIVENKWNVSCYCKDTGFEWKSQFGMCVDTNECVTDQHNCDNVTENCINLPGTFQCICKWGYAFDSHENKCKPKNVLYTTKSEKNVSDEGFFDNLVCFLEYIGF; encoded by the coding sequence ATggattttctgaaatatttcgGTGTCATTTTCATATTAAGTGTCAACATTGCATTACATTCTTGTGTTACTGATAACTTCGATGATATTTTAAACCCGACTTCGTCAACACATGCTGTAAGATCGGCAAAGGATAAAGGATCCACGTTTGCCGAGCCAGATGATAAATGGTTAGTCAACGCCTTGCAAGACATTGCTTACTATCTGCGCAATCATAAATTCAACGAATGGGATCGAAGATTTTACTTAGATAAACCAAGTACAATTCCCATTGGATTTTATCATGCTTTTCCTGAACCAAGTTTACAGGCTCTTCATTGGAGAGTTCATCAAAACTGCTACAAGAATTTTTATGAATgcgtgaaatatttattcagtgTGATAGAGACTTCACCGTTTACGAGAACTGACGACATAATTACGAcgttaaataaaaaggaaataacgAATGAAACATCGATTAAAGAATTGGATGAAAATTGTAAAAATGCTTTGTTGTACACAGAGAAAAGTGGTCTTCCGTTTGATACAGCGATTGAAAAATTCCAATGGCGTACGTCGGCATCTTATTACATGTGTTGGTATACAATGTTAGGAATGCCTGCATTATCTATGCTAGGAGAAACTTGTGACAATTTCGCGAATTGTTTGGACTCGACATATGGGAATAGAAATCGTGATCCTCGTTCTGATGATAAATTTTCTTTCGCTTGTGCTATGTACAGCTTTTGTCCTGACCCGTGTTGTCCATTAAAGCATGTCACTAATGTGTCCCAGTGCTTTGATAGTGAAAGCAATCCTTGTTATATTGAGAATGCTAAAAGTACAGATCCCAAACATCGAGAATGTAGGTTTGATCGCAAAGACAACCAGAATTTCGATGACATCGTTGAAAATAAGTGGAATGTTTCTTGTTATTGCAAAGACACAGGGTTTGAATGGAAATCTCAGTTTGGAATGTGTGTAGACactaacgaatgtgtaactgaCCAACACAATTGTGATAACGTTACTGAAAATTGTATTAATCTGCCTGGAACATTTCAATGTATTTGCAAATGGGGTTATGCATTTGATagtcatgaaaataaatgtaaaccaaaaaatgtattatatacTACAAAATCAGAAAAGAATGTCAGTGATGAAGGTTTTTTTGAtaatcttgtttgttttttggaaTATATCGGATTTTGA